From one Thermodesulfobacteriota bacterium genomic stretch:
- a CDS encoding ATP-binding protein — MMERYPRWQKATIKKLMFERRVLLLSGPRQCGKTTLARELESNQTEYRTLDDGTLREAAENDPQGFIKRSTKTLIVDEVQRIPSLLSAIKKAVDEDTRPGQYLLTGSTNIQSLPTVRESLAGRIAKIRLRPLAQGEIEKNAARFIDSAFEQSFSRKHSHYDRDALLEIAFRGGFPEPMSLQDRGRKRWHSDYVNAILERDLKEIARIHRKNTIRELVHTLAAWSGKFMDISAIGSGLSIRRPTLESYINALETLYLIERVYPWTKTDYARVGKQNRLFMVDSGLMASQLSWKMDQVRLDSDRSGKLIETFAFNEIMAQVDAGEGRYELFHYRDREKREIDFLIEREDNALLGIEIKAGSAVGKSDFNHIRWFQKNLVKKQKFIGIVLYTGEFPASFGDNLWAIPFSLLWS; from the coding sequence ATGATGGAACGTTACCCAAGATGGCAAAAGGCAACCATCAAAAAACTGATGTTTGAAAGACGTGTGCTGTTATTGAGCGGTCCAAGGCAATGCGGTAAAACCACACTCGCACGTGAACTGGAATCCAATCAGACTGAATACAGAACACTTGATGACGGTACACTTAGAGAAGCTGCCGAAAATGATCCACAGGGATTCATCAAACGTAGCACCAAAACATTGATTGTTGATGAAGTGCAGCGAATCCCGTCCCTGCTTTCAGCAATTAAGAAAGCTGTAGACGAAGACACCCGTCCCGGGCAGTATCTATTGACTGGATCCACTAACATACAATCGCTTCCAACCGTTAGAGAATCTCTTGCCGGACGAATCGCTAAAATCCGATTGCGCCCACTCGCCCAGGGGGAAATCGAAAAAAATGCTGCCCGGTTTATTGATTCCGCATTTGAGCAATCGTTCTCGCGCAAACATAGCCACTATGACCGAGATGCTCTTCTAGAAATCGCTTTCAGAGGAGGCTTTCCAGAGCCGATGTCGCTTCAGGATCGCGGTCGAAAGCGATGGCACTCCGACTACGTTAATGCCATACTGGAACGAGACTTGAAAGAGATCGCCAGAATTCATCGAAAAAATACCATTAGAGAACTAGTACACACCCTTGCAGCATGGTCAGGTAAATTTATGGACATATCCGCCATCGGCTCTGGCCTATCCATCCGGCGACCCACACTCGAAAGCTACATCAACGCATTAGAGACACTCTATCTGATTGAGCGTGTATACCCTTGGACGAAAACAGACTATGCCCGTGTCGGTAAACAAAACAGGCTTTTTATGGTCGACAGTGGCCTGATGGCGTCCCAGCTCAGCTGGAAAATGGACCAAGTACGACTAGATTCCGATCGCTCCGGTAAATTGATTGAAACGTTCGCCTTCAATGAAATCATGGCGCAAGTTGACGCCGGAGAAGGTCGCTATGAACTATTTCACTACCGTGACCGTGAAAAACGTGAAATTGATTTCTTAATAGAAAGAGAAGATAATGCATTGCTAGGTATTGAAATCAAAGCCGGATCTGCTGTTGGAAAAAGTGACTTTAACCATATTCGCTGGTTCCAGAAAAATCTAGTAAAAAAACAAAAGTTTATCGGTATTGTTCTTTACACAGGGGAATTTCCCGCCTCTTTCGGCGATAACTTGTGGGCAATTCCCTTTAGTCTTTTGTGGTCTTAA
- the recN gene encoding DNA repair protein RecN produces the protein MLQELTIRNFAIIDDLNISFSGDLTVLSGETGAGKSIILNAVNLLLGSRANATLIRTGAETAELEALFQISPTSDVASIMERQGYDPAEGLLVRRLISRTDHNKIYINGRLSTMQILNSITENLASISGQHAHQGLLKEDQHLLILDQFGGLISLREEVFQCFHEILPMIEKLHQLISTKEKQAQHIELLEFQQKEITEASMVLGEDADLEQEHTILKNGEALYQAVNGSIEELYSAHGSIVERLVEVKKNLEKAGSIDPQLTLKAEGVAGVTFNLEDMVESLRTYLKTIQVDEKRLEAVEDRIDTLQRLKRKYGGSIEAVSEHLDLISQELCQIENISGTIADTEKELSLRHKKIVQLAETLSEKRKKTATMLAKKVVSELDSLEMSRTRFQILLKHTPADEKTHRYLTWKGNLLTETGLDRATFMIAPNIGEALKPLASIASGGELSRVVLAMKAILAETDSVETVVFDEVDAGIGGSVAEVVGKKLSSLADHHQVICITHLPQIAKFARQHFCIAKSVTAGRTSTSIHPLNEKDRLTEIARMLGGVEITQATLDHAREMLETAI, from the coding sequence ATGCTTCAAGAACTCACCATCCGAAATTTTGCCATCATCGATGACTTAAATATCAGTTTTTCCGGCGATCTCACTGTGCTCAGCGGTGAAACCGGCGCCGGGAAATCGATCATATTAAATGCGGTTAATCTTCTTTTAGGCAGCCGTGCAAATGCAACCCTCATCCGCACAGGAGCTGAAACCGCGGAACTTGAGGCTTTATTTCAAATTTCCCCCACAAGCGATGTCGCAAGCATCATGGAGCGACAGGGCTACGATCCAGCTGAAGGGCTTCTGGTCAGAAGACTCATATCCAGAACGGACCACAACAAGATATACATTAACGGCCGTTTATCTACCATGCAGATTTTAAATTCTATTACAGAAAACCTGGCAAGCATATCGGGGCAGCATGCACACCAGGGGCTGTTAAAAGAAGATCAGCATCTTTTGATTCTGGATCAATTTGGTGGCCTGATATCCCTGCGTGAAGAGGTATTTCAATGTTTTCATGAAATACTTCCTATGATAGAAAAACTGCACCAGCTTATTTCAACAAAAGAAAAACAGGCCCAACATATTGAATTGCTTGAATTCCAGCAAAAGGAAATCACAGAAGCTTCAATGGTGTTGGGGGAAGACGCCGATCTGGAACAAGAACACACCATCCTTAAAAACGGTGAAGCGCTTTATCAGGCGGTAAATGGTAGTATTGAAGAACTTTATTCAGCCCATGGCTCAATCGTTGAACGACTGGTGGAGGTGAAAAAAAATCTGGAAAAAGCCGGCAGTATAGACCCACAGCTTACTTTAAAAGCCGAGGGTGTGGCAGGGGTGACATTTAATCTGGAAGATATGGTTGAAAGTCTGAGAACATATCTTAAAACCATACAGGTGGATGAGAAGCGTCTCGAAGCCGTTGAAGATAGAATCGATACCCTTCAAAGGCTGAAACGTAAATATGGGGGGTCCATAGAGGCGGTCTCAGAACACCTTGATTTAATTTCACAGGAACTTTGCCAAATTGAAAATATATCCGGTACCATTGCAGATACCGAAAAAGAGCTTTCATTGCGCCATAAAAAAATCGTTCAGCTGGCCGAAACGCTGTCAGAAAAAAGAAAAAAAACCGCAACCATGCTTGCCAAAAAAGTGGTGAGTGAGCTGGACTCTCTTGAGATGTCCAGGACCCGGTTTCAAATTTTACTTAAGCATACACCTGCAGACGAAAAAACACACCGGTATCTTACATGGAAAGGAAACCTGTTAACTGAAACCGGGCTTGATAGAGCCACTTTTATGATTGCCCCCAATATAGGAGAAGCGCTTAAGCCTTTGGCAAGCATTGCCTCCGGAGGTGAACTTTCAAGGGTGGTGCTGGCCATGAAAGCGATACTGGCTGAAACAGATTCGGTGGAAACGGTTGTTTTTGATGAAGTGGACGCGGGGATAGGGGGGAGTGTGGCTGAAGTCGTGGGGAAAAAACTTTCTTCCCTTGCCGATCACCATCAGGTTATCTGCATCACCCATCTTCCTCAGATTGCAAAATTTGCCAGGCAGCATTTTTGCATAGCAAAATCAGTTACAGCAGGCAGAACCAGCACCTCCATTCATCCCCTGAACGAAAAAGATCGTCTTACAGAAATTGCCAGGATGCTTGGCGGAGTGGAAATTACCCAGGCAACCCTTGACCATGCCCGTGAAATGCTTGAAACTGCAATATGA
- a CDS encoding N-acetylmuramoyl-L-alanine amidase, giving the protein MIIKFCLIIPMIAMIILSLSPRLSYPVNPFLAEKKTVVLDPGHGGDDHGVQGPAGTLEKEVALSLTKLMASRLQKDYQATLTRSGDYRIDIMNRTAMANHLKADLFISIHSGGSFLHQAKGINIFYFKQLSGLALETGTDSSKQKNEGRSLTLWNNIQAKHIASSKKLAEIMQKHLNSQLDFSISNIQQADLMVLKGADMPAILIEVGYLTNPGDEKKLQNPEVLSAFARVICSGIDDYFQKSKR; this is encoded by the coding sequence TTGATCATTAAATTTTGCCTGATTATCCCCATGATCGCGATGATCATTCTCAGCCTGTCACCCCGGCTTTCATACCCAGTCAATCCTTTTTTAGCTGAAAAAAAAACAGTGGTTCTTGATCCCGGACATGGGGGAGATGATCATGGCGTACAGGGGCCTGCGGGAACGCTGGAAAAAGAGGTAGCACTCAGTCTGACAAAACTTATGGCAAGCCGGCTACAAAAGGATTACCAAGCGACACTTACCCGAAGCGGTGATTACCGGATCGATATCATGAACAGAACAGCCATGGCCAACCATTTGAAAGCCGATCTGTTTATCAGTATCCACTCAGGAGGAAGTTTTCTTCACCAGGCCAAAGGAATCAATATCTTCTATTTTAAACAACTGTCCGGATTGGCCCTTGAAACTGGTACTGATTCGTCAAAACAGAAAAACGAAGGTCGCTCCCTGACTCTCTGGAACAATATCCAGGCTAAACATATTGCATCCAGCAAAAAACTGGCTGAAATCATGCAAAAACACCTTAACAGTCAGTTGGATTTTTCTATCAGTAACATACAACAAGCCGATCTCATGGTCTTAAAAGGTGCGGATATGCCCGCCATTCTTATTGAAGTGGGCTATCTGACCAATCCCGGTGATGAAAAAAAATTGCAAAACCCAGAAGTGTTATCCGCTTTTGCCAGGGTAATCTGCAGCGGGATAGATGATTATTTTCAAAAGTCTAAAAGATGA
- a CDS encoding ATP-binding protein translates to MNLYSIPPLLTLCCFLGLVVLTVVRGHWSKANIFFLAICIFGSFLNLDILFAFNTHSAERALWVSRIDHVFLVFSGPVFIQFFHTYLKIPGRKWLVYLAYAYSVFLVCLVPTSLYIESMQQHFFGYFARGGRLYLFFGIGGLMISTYILFILYNAIRHEKNSSRKNRLKYVLAGFGIIGLINGLDVLPILGYSVYPPGNMSFILLIIFTVGLFRHDLLDMGILIKKSLLYSLITAFLTCIYALIIIIADKVFKNFDFSDSVYFPILLFLFVAFIFGPLKTKVQTVIDHIFSKGKYDYQKTIKQVSRMIASVLDFDEIAKLLIQTVFKAMQVEHCILFLRDISGTGFKKYSSEEKHINFTHPISRLDKSFIIHFMKEHHQPIIKKRIAGRKKGPDEQHLLSDLDKLGAEVVLPMIFKDRLSGFVVLGEKLSGDLFSPEDLDLLETLSSQSALAIENANSYRRLDELNRNLEEIVRERTAKLNDALVEKEKTQDQLIRSESLAAIGQLVAGTAHELNNPLTSVSSLVQSTIEDLSQMADKITLDEEMIDDLKFAHKELGRARDIVSSLLGLSRQTQTYTEPVNLNMVITDALRILYNEYKHYDLEISKKYDSDLPDIQGNFANLGQAALNIIKNAIQAVAGNKGTIFLATRFDKNAHQVIFTCRDTGPGIDQSIQKDIFKPFFTTKAVGKGTGLGLYICHEIVKKHGGVLSLEEADKQGTCFVMKLPSGAHPFS, encoded by the coding sequence ATGAATCTATACAGTATTCCTCCTTTATTGACTTTATGTTGCTTTCTCGGGCTTGTCGTTCTGACAGTCGTCAGGGGGCACTGGTCAAAAGCCAACATCTTCTTTTTAGCCATCTGCATATTCGGCTCGTTTCTTAACCTGGACATTCTTTTTGCCTTCAACACTCATTCAGCGGAAAGAGCTCTTTGGGTCAGCCGCATCGATCATGTGTTCCTTGTTTTTTCCGGGCCGGTATTCATTCAGTTTTTTCATACCTATCTTAAGATACCGGGCAGAAAATGGCTGGTTTATCTGGCTTATGCCTATTCCGTTTTTCTCGTATGCCTTGTACCGACTTCGCTTTATATTGAATCCATGCAACAGCATTTTTTCGGTTATTTTGCCAGGGGAGGCAGGCTCTATCTATTTTTTGGCATCGGCGGCCTGATGATCAGCACCTATATTCTTTTTATACTCTACAATGCGATCCGACACGAAAAAAACAGCTCAAGAAAAAACCGGCTTAAATATGTATTGGCCGGTTTTGGCATTATAGGATTGATCAACGGCCTAGATGTCCTTCCGATTCTGGGCTATTCAGTTTACCCGCCGGGCAATATGAGCTTTATCCTGCTTATCATTTTTACCGTGGGGCTTTTCAGACACGATCTGCTCGATATGGGTATTTTGATCAAAAAAAGTCTGCTTTATTCTTTGATTACCGCTTTCCTGACCTGCATTTATGCCCTTATCATTATTATTGCCGACAAGGTATTTAAAAATTTTGATTTTTCAGATTCCGTTTATTTTCCGATACTGTTATTTCTGTTTGTTGCTTTTATTTTCGGGCCGCTGAAAACAAAAGTCCAAACCGTTATAGACCATATCTTTTCCAAGGGGAAATATGACTACCAGAAAACCATTAAACAGGTTAGCCGGATGATCGCGTCCGTACTCGATTTTGATGAAATTGCCAAGCTTCTCATACAGACTGTTTTCAAAGCCATGCAGGTTGAACATTGTATTCTTTTTTTGCGTGATATTTCCGGTACAGGTTTTAAAAAATATTCATCTGAAGAAAAACATATCAATTTTACCCACCCGATCTCCCGTCTCGACAAGTCTTTTATTATTCACTTTATGAAAGAACATCACCAGCCGATTATAAAAAAGCGAATAGCAGGGCGAAAAAAAGGTCCGGATGAACAGCATCTCCTTTCAGATCTGGATAAACTGGGCGCTGAGGTTGTACTTCCTATGATCTTCAAGGACAGGTTAAGCGGATTTGTTGTTTTAGGTGAAAAACTTTCCGGTGACCTTTTTTCTCCGGAAGATCTTGACCTGCTGGAAACTTTATCAAGCCAGAGTGCCCTGGCAATAGAAAATGCGAATTCATACCGGCGTCTTGATGAGCTTAACCGGAATCTGGAAGAAATAGTCCGGGAAAGAACGGCCAAGTTAAATGATGCCCTGGTGGAAAAGGAAAAAACCCAGGATCAGTTAATTCGTTCGGAAAGCCTTGCGGCAATTGGCCAACTGGTTGCAGGCACAGCTCATGAGCTAAACAACCCGCTGACAAGTGTTTCCAGCCTGGTACAATCCACCATAGAGGACCTATCTCAGATGGCCGACAAGATCACCTTAGATGAAGAAATGATAGACGATCTCAAATTTGCCCACAAAGAGCTTGGCAGGGCAAGGGATATTGTTTCCAGTCTTCTCGGCCTTTCAAGACAAACACAGACCTACACGGAGCCGGTCAACCTCAACATGGTGATCACCGATGCCTTGAGAATTCTTTATAATGAATACAAACACTATGATCTTGAAATATCAAAAAAATATGACTCTGACCTGCCCGATATTCAGGGGAATTTTGCAAATTTAGGTCAGGCTGCTTTAAACATAATTAAAAATGCGATACAGGCGGTTGCCGGTAACAAGGGAACGATCTTTCTGGCCACCCGCTTCGATAAAAATGCCCATCAGGTTATTTTTACCTGTCGGGATACCGGGCCGGGAATCGACCAATCAATCCAGAAGGACATTTTCAAACCCTTTTTCACCACCAAGGCGGTTGGTAAGGGAACCGGTCTCGGCCTGTATATTTGCCACGAAATTGTTAAAAAACATGGCGGCGTTTTGTCCTTAGAAGAAGCAGATAAACAGGGCACCTGTTTTGTGATGAAGCTGCCATCAGGTGCTCATCCATTTTCTTGA
- a CDS encoding metallophosphoesterase family protein, whose protein sequence is MAIMETTYVIGDIHGCYDRMITLMDKINIDLDSEKLVFLGDYIDRGPDSYEVVEYLVNLKKKYPDIIFLKGNHEDMLEKYLAETDRYTYLINGGQQTLESYSRHYNPADHSVFPDEHLEFFKSLVLYHETDHYIFVHAGLRKNVPLEKQKPEDLLWIRKNFIKTDYDFGKQVVFGHTPLPEPLLLPNKIGIDTGAVYGNKLTCVRLPDLVFYSA, encoded by the coding sequence ATGGCAATAATGGAAACAACTTATGTGATTGGCGATATACATGGGTGCTACGACAGAATGATTACGCTTATGGATAAGATAAATATCGATCTTGACAGCGAAAAATTGGTGTTTCTGGGAGACTATATCGATCGCGGGCCCGACTCTTATGAAGTGGTGGAATATTTAGTTAACTTGAAAAAGAAATACCCGGACATCATATTCTTAAAAGGAAACCATGAAGATATGCTGGAGAAATATCTTGCAGAAACAGACAGATATACATATCTTATTAATGGGGGCCAACAAACCCTGGAAAGCTATAGCAGACACTACAATCCGGCAGATCATTCTGTTTTTCCGGACGAACATCTAGAATTTTTTAAATCGCTGGTTCTATATCATGAAACCGACCATTATATATTTGTACACGCCGGACTGAGGAAGAATGTTCCCCTTGAAAAACAGAAACCTGAAGATCTGCTCTGGATTCGAAAAAATTTCATCAAGACCGATTACGATTTCGGGAAACAGGTGGTTTTCGGGCACACACCGCTTCCGGAACCACTTTTGCTTCCCAACAAAATAGGGATCGATACCGGAGCAGTTTACGGTAATAAACTTACCTGCGTCAGGTTACCGGATCTTGTATTTTACAGCGCATAA
- a CDS encoding SH3 domain-containing protein: MKHYSAFLVIFLILLSSVAFAERVAVSSATANIRSGPGTDHDILWKVEKYHPIFIIEKTDTWYHFRDFEADEGWIHKSLVNKTPTVITKSETANIRSGPGTNNKILFTVDKGIPFKILRKKGKWIHIQHADGDKGWIHKSLVW, encoded by the coding sequence ATGAAACATTATTCTGCTTTTTTGGTAATTTTTCTGATACTGCTTAGCAGTGTCGCTTTTGCCGAGCGTGTTGCGGTTTCATCCGCCACCGCCAACATCCGCTCAGGGCCCGGAACCGATCATGATATTTTATGGAAGGTGGAAAAATATCACCCTATTTTTATAATTGAAAAAACCGATACCTGGTACCATTTTCGGGATTTCGAAGCGGATGAAGGCTGGATACATAAATCTCTGGTCAATAAAACGCCCACAGTTATTACCAAATCAGAAACAGCCAACATCCGTTCGGGCCCGGGCACTAACAATAAAATCCTGTTTACCGTTGACAAGGGGATTCCGTTTAAGATTTTAAGGAAAAAAGGCAAATGGATTCACATTCAACATGCGGACGGCGACAAAGGCTGGATACATAAATCTCTGGTCTGGTAA
- the tig gene encoding trigger factor: MQVTVEDLSSVKKILHIEIPEEKVINELDASYKNLKKNAKVKGFRPGKTPRSVLKRMFQKDVHADVSSRLIQDSFLDALKETGLNMVGNPKVDPPGLEEKGPYKYNATIEISPEIEDLDFKGLTLKKTLYKISGEEVDAQLKMLQKSLAQQKTVEEDRPVKEGDFALIDYEGFKDGKPYAETQMTENFTLKVGNGQILKEFDSGMIGMKPSETREVKVTFPQDYFNAKLAGLDITFNIKLNEIREEVLPEIDDEMAKNLGHMNTLDELKKTITDNLTQGYEKRVEQELNEQIFKALIEKSDFEVPDTMVDYELEGIIAEAERSFASQNMSMEDMGLTREGLAEKYRDTALKQVKRHLILKKLIDQEKLTLSDEDLENGFKEMADSFNQPVEEIKNFYSQNKDKVEFFKHTLLEKQAIGLIIDSSTVEEVKPEAGEKPEKKESDKTK, from the coding sequence ATGCAAGTTACTGTTGAAGATCTGAGCAGTGTAAAAAAGATACTCCACATTGAAATACCTGAAGAAAAGGTGATAAATGAACTGGATGCATCGTATAAAAATCTTAAGAAAAACGCAAAGGTGAAAGGTTTTCGTCCGGGTAAGACACCCCGTTCAGTTCTTAAACGTATGTTTCAGAAAGACGTGCATGCCGATGTATCTTCCAGATTGATTCAGGACTCTTTTTTAGATGCCCTTAAGGAGACCGGGCTCAATATGGTCGGAAACCCCAAGGTGGACCCACCCGGACTGGAAGAAAAAGGGCCTTATAAATATAATGCGACCATAGAGATCAGCCCTGAGATTGAAGATCTTGATTTTAAAGGATTAACGCTGAAAAAAACACTGTACAAGATCAGTGGGGAAGAGGTTGATGCGCAACTCAAGATGCTTCAAAAAAGCCTTGCCCAGCAAAAAACCGTTGAAGAAGATCGACCTGTAAAAGAAGGCGATTTTGCCCTGATCGATTATGAGGGATTTAAAGACGGGAAGCCTTATGCCGAAACACAGATGACTGAAAATTTTACCCTGAAAGTCGGAAACGGACAAATATTAAAGGAGTTCGACAGCGGCATGATCGGTATGAAACCTTCCGAAACCAGGGAGGTTAAAGTCACTTTTCCCCAAGACTATTTTAACGCCAAGCTGGCAGGGTTGGATATAACATTTAACATCAAGCTCAATGAGATCAGAGAGGAAGTGTTGCCTGAAATCGATGACGAGATGGCAAAGAATCTTGGCCACATGAACACATTGGATGAGTTAAAGAAAACAATCACCGATAATTTAACACAGGGTTATGAAAAAAGGGTGGAACAGGAACTCAACGAGCAAATTTTTAAGGCGTTAATCGAAAAATCAGATTTTGAAGTGCCCGACACCATGGTGGATTATGAACTGGAAGGCATTATAGCAGAAGCAGAACGATCTTTTGCATCCCAAAATATGTCTATGGAGGATATGGGACTTACCAGGGAAGGTCTTGCTGAAAAATATCGCGATACGGCTTTGAAACAGGTAAAAAGGCATCTGATTTTAAAAAAGCTGATTGACCAGGAAAAACTGACTTTATCTGATGAAGATCTGGAAAATGGATTCAAGGAGATGGCGGACAGCTTTAACCAACCGGTTGAAGAAATAAAGAATTTTTACAGCCAGAATAAGGATAAAGTGGAGTTTTTTAAACATACCCTGCTTGAAAAACAGGCGATTGGACTTATTATTGATAGTAGTACCGTTGAAGAGGTAAAGCCCGAGGCCGGTGAGAAACCTGAAAAAAAAGAATCGGATAAGACGAAATGA
- a CDS encoding radical SAM protein → MPAFKPTYVETFKNGLLQEKIKAASKIMGSCRLCPRECGVDRLAGETGVCNTGEKAFVSSYNPHFGEEAPLVGTGGSGTIFFTHCNLLCLFCQNYDISHEGYGEEVTSEQLAETMLHLQDIGCHNINFVTPSHVVPQILSALSIAVENGLNVPLVYNTGGYDSIETLKLLEGVVDIYMPDFKFWSPEIAEAACQAKDYPEIARNALIEMHRQVGDLVVDEHGIAMRGLLIRHLVLPGGLAGTREIMQFIASHISANSYVNIMAQYRPCGRADEIEGLSTRLKPKDFAAAYQAAVEEGIERLDKPKRVFVIK, encoded by the coding sequence ATGCCGGCTTTTAAACCCACTTATGTAGAGACGTTTAAAAATGGTCTGCTTCAGGAAAAGATAAAAGCAGCCAGCAAAATTATGGGTTCTTGCAGGCTTTGTCCCAGGGAATGCGGGGTTGACAGGCTTGCCGGTGAAACAGGCGTATGTAATACAGGCGAAAAAGCGTTTGTTTCAAGCTATAATCCCCATTTTGGTGAAGAAGCACCTTTGGTGGGAACAGGCGGATCCGGCACCATTTTCTTTACACACTGCAACCTGTTGTGTCTTTTTTGTCAAAATTACGATATAAGCCATGAGGGCTACGGGGAAGAAGTCACATCCGAGCAACTGGCGGAAACCATGCTTCACCTGCAAGATATTGGATGTCACAATATTAATTTTGTCACCCCATCGCATGTGGTTCCCCAGATTCTTTCGGCACTCTCCATTGCTGTGGAAAACGGTTTGAATGTCCCCCTGGTATATAACACCGGTGGTTACGACAGTATTGAAACGCTGAAATTGCTTGAAGGTGTGGTTGATATTTATATGCCGGATTTTAAATTCTGGAGCCCGGAAATCGCTGAAGCGGCATGCCAGGCAAAAGATTACCCTGAAATCGCTCGAAATGCGCTGATTGAAATGCACCGGCAGGTTGGAGATCTTGTTGTTGATGAACATGGGATTGCCATGCGAGGCTTGTTGATACGTCACCTTGTTCTGCCCGGGGGACTTGCCGGGACGCGTGAAATTATGCAATTCATTGCCAGCCATATTTCAGCCAACAGCTATGTAAATATAATGGCCCAGTACAGACCCTGCGGCAGGGCCGATGAGATAGAGGGACTTTCCACCCGCCTGAAGCCAAAGGATTTTGCAGCTGCATACCAGGCAGCTGTGGAAGAGGGGATTGAACGCCTTGACAAACCAAAACGTGTGTTTGTCATAAAGTAG
- a CDS encoding zinc ribbon domain-containing protein: MPIYEFKCLKCQEFFELLIINDDDEAELRCPKCNSEEFERVLSVTNFATGSDTGANQGPTATTRTCSTGTCTTYDIPGPTR; encoded by the coding sequence ATGCCGATATATGAATTTAAATGCTTAAAATGCCAGGAATTTTTTGAATTGCTGATTATAAACGATGATGATGAAGCCGAGCTTCGATGCCCAAAGTGCAATTCAGAAGAATTTGAACGTGTTCTTAGTGTGACCAACTTCGCGACAGGAAGCGACACCGGTGCAAATCAAGGCCCAACCGCTACCACAAGGACCTGTTCAACTGGAACATGCACCACCTACGACATTCCTGGCCCCACCAGATGA
- a CDS encoding transcriptional repressor, producing MRHIHRQEKQQFKKLFKQEYIDDFEDRFSILEVFLQTEKHLTSSELIELLEEKGYHFEPDFVRDTLKLMIRFGFAKINRFNNGPVRYEHMHLGQHHDHMICTKCRKIVEFREDRLEDLQAQVAKAHGFHMLQHKMEIYGICSECLKTRIQEMPLVMTKPGERLIIKDITGGSGARMRLLSMGLRLKDEIEVVTNPKQGQLVVAVDFKRFILGRGLAQKIMVEPAEGNKKF from the coding sequence ATGAGACATATTCACCGGCAGGAAAAACAGCAGTTCAAAAAACTTTTTAAACAGGAATACATAGATGATTTTGAAGACAGATTCAGTATTCTTGAAGTTTTTCTGCAAACCGAAAAGCACCTGACCAGCAGTGAGTTGATTGAACTTCTGGAGGAAAAAGGATATCATTTTGAACCTGATTTTGTCAGGGATACCCTTAAGCTTATGATCCGTTTCGGTTTCGCTAAAATAAACAGGTTTAATAATGGACCTGTCCGTTATGAACACATGCACCTTGGCCAACACCATGATCACATGATTTGCACAAAATGCAGAAAGATTGTTGAATTCAGGGAAGATCGTTTGGAGGATCTTCAGGCACAGGTGGCGAAGGCTCATGGCTTCCACATGCTTCAGCATAAAATGGAAATATATGGTATCTGTTCAGAATGCCTTAAAACACGCATACAAGAGATGCCTCTTGTCATGACAAAACCGGGTGAGCGCCTGATTATTAAAGATATCACCGGCGGATCAGGTGCCAGGATGCGCTTGCTTTCAATGGGTCTAAGGCTGAAGGATGAAATAGAAGTAGTCACCAATCCGAAACAGGGGCAACTTGTGGTTGCGGTGGATTTTAAACGCTTTATACTCGGACGGGGTTTGGCACAAAAGATAATGGTAGAGCCAGCTGAAGGAAATAAAAAATTTTAA